From Onychostoma macrolepis isolate SWU-2019 chromosome 19, ASM1243209v1, whole genome shotgun sequence, a single genomic window includes:
- the LOC131525136 gene encoding uncharacterized protein LOC131525136, protein MLGSCTHTAGDDPWWRADLKEVHKVTRVIITNRGDCCEERIVGAQIRIGKSLENNGNNNELVTTVGFIPPGGTKHLILSLLRAICQHFSTGHGKYLTLCEVQVFAAKKTSECPLVLKNLAAGAEVVQSSTYNHLGAAQNAVDGNTESNYMLGSCTHTAGDDPWWRADLKEVHKVTRVIITNRGDCCEERIVGAQIRIGKSLENNGNNNELVTTVGFIPPGGTKTFDFKPVKGQYVNIFLPGHGKYLTLCEVQVFAAKKTSECPLVLKNLAAGAEVVQSSTYNHLGAAQNAVDGNTESNYMLGSCTHTAGDDPWWRADLKEVHKVTKIIITNRGDCCEERIVGAQIRIGKSLENNGNNNELVTTVGFIPPGGTKTFDFKPVKGRYVNIFLPGHGKYLTLCEVQVFSAKKTSECSFVSKNLAAGAEAVQSSTYDRLGAAQNAVDGNTESNYMLGSCTHTAGDDPWWRVDLKEVHKVTRVLITNRGDCCEERIVGAQIRIGKSLENNGNNNELVTTVGFIPPGGTKTFDFKPVKGRYVNIFLPGRGKYLTLCEVEVFAD, encoded by the exons ATGCTTGGGTCCTGCACTCACACTGCAGGGGACGATCCCTGGTGGAGAGCTGATTTGAAGGAAGTGCACAAGGTAACCAGGGTTATCATCACTAATCGAGGAGACTGTTGTGAAGAGCGGATAGTTGGTGCTCAGATCCGCATTGGCAAAAGCCTGGAAAATAATGGCAACAACAATGAGCT GGTTACAACTGTTGGGTTCATCCCACCTGGAGgcacaaaacatttgattttaagcCTGTTAAGGGCAATATGTCAACATTTTTCTACCGGGCATGGGAAATACCTCACTCTGTGTGAAGTTCAAGTATTTGCAG CAAAGAAGACATCAGAGTGCCCTCTTGTTTTAA AGAATCTCGCTGCTGGAGCTGAAGTTGTCCAGTCTTCTACATACAATCATTTAGGAGCTGCTCAAAATGCTGTCGATGGCAATACGGAGTCAAATTACATGCTTGGGTCCTGCACTCACACTGCAGGGGACGATCCCTGGTGGAGAGCTGATTTGAAGGAAGTGCACAAGGTAACCAGGGTTATCATCACTAATCGAGGAGACTGTTGTGAAGAGCGGATAGTTGGTGCTCAGATCCGCATTGGCAAAAGCCTGGAAAATAATGGCAACAACAATGAGCT GGTTACAACTGTTGGGTTCATCCCACCTGGAGGcacaaaaacatttgattttaagcCTGTTAAGGGGCAATATGTCAACATTTTTCTACCCGGGCATGGGAAATACCTCACTCTGTGTGAAGTTCAAGTATTTGCAG cAAAGAAGACATCAGAGTGCCCTCTTGTTTTAA AGAATCTCGCTGCTGGAGCTGAAGTTGTCCAGTCTTCTACATACAATCATTTAGGAGCTGCTCAAAATGCTGTCGATGGCAATACGGAGTCAAATTACATGCTTGGGTCCTGCACTCACACTGCAGGGGACGATCCCTGGTGGAGAGCTGATCTGAAGGAAGTGCACAAGGTAACCAAGATTATCATCACTAATCGAGGAGACTGTTGTGAAGAGCGGATAGTTGGTGCTCAGATCCGCATTGGCAAAAGCCTGGAAAATAATGGCAACAACAATGAGCT GGTTACAACTGTTGGGTTCATCCCACCTGGAGGcacaaaaacatttgattttaagcCTGTTAAGGGGAGATATGTCAACATTTTTCTACCTGGGCATGGGAAATACCTCACTCTGTGTGAAGTTCAAGTATTTTCAG cAAAGAAGACATCAGAGTGCTCTTTTGTTTCAA agaATCTCGCTGCTGGAGCAGAAGCTGTCCAGTCTTCTACATACGATCGTTTAGGAGCTGCTCAAAATGCTGTCGATGGCAACACTGAGTCAAATTACATGCTCGGGTCCTGCACTCACACTGCAGGGGACGATCCCTGGTGGAGAGTTGATCTGAAGGAAGTGCACAAGGTAACCAGGGTTCTCATCACTAATCGAGGAGACTGTTGTGAAGAGCGGATAGTTGGTGCTCAGATCCGCATTGGCAAAAGCCTGGAAAATAATGGCAACAACAATGAGCT GGTTACAACTGTTGGGTTCATCCCACCTGGAGGcacaaaaacatttgattttaagcCTGTTAAGGGAAGATATGTCAACATTTTTCTACCGGGGCGTGGGAAATACCTCACTCTCTGTGAAGTCGAGGTGTTTGCAG ATTAA